A single genomic interval of Halorubrum aethiopicum harbors:
- a CDS encoding NUDIX hydrolase, whose translation METTRHFTATTYVVNDGATALHEHDRLGIHLPPGGHIDRDELPHEAALREVREETGLEAELVADRADVESPNGRPLPEPAHQMLHDIDVHPDGAVSHQHIDHLYYARVPSRRIDPAGDDEAGADEWSWYTPEELRAGGFDADVISLGCEAIAAVADAE comes from the coding sequence ATGGAGACGACCCGCCACTTCACGGCGACCACCTACGTCGTCAACGACGGCGCGACGGCGCTTCACGAGCACGACCGGCTGGGGATCCACCTCCCGCCGGGCGGCCACATCGACCGCGACGAACTGCCGCACGAGGCGGCGCTGCGGGAGGTCCGCGAGGAGACCGGACTGGAGGCGGAGCTCGTCGCCGACCGCGCGGACGTGGAGTCGCCGAACGGGCGGCCGCTCCCGGAGCCGGCCCACCAGATGCTCCACGACATCGACGTCCACCCCGACGGGGCGGTGAGCCACCAGCACATCGATCACCTCTACTACGCGCGGGTCCCGAGCCGCCGGATCGATCCCGCCGGCGACGACGAGGCGGGCGCCGACGAGTGGTCGTGGTACACCCCGGAGGAGCTTCGGGCGGGCGGGTTCGACGCCGACGTGATCAGCCTCGGATGCGAGGCGATAGCGGCCGTGGCCGACGCGGAGTGA